Below is a genomic region from Dioscorea cayenensis subsp. rotundata cultivar TDr96_F1 chromosome 14, TDr96_F1_v2_PseudoChromosome.rev07_lg8_w22 25.fasta, whole genome shotgun sequence.
CCTTGgactattcattttattttattattataaaaatatacaatttaaagctaaattatttattaaatgtttgaaatgTAATTGGACTGGATTTGGGGTTACATTCCTTGAATTTAGAATtgttaaaattcaaattaattaacacaaattaaattatttttcaattaatgatAACGTCTATtcatatttaagaaaaatgctACAATAAAAAGGGAtatgaaataaatacaatatGCATTAGATGGACAATGAACACATGTGTATAAACTGTATTTAATGctcaatattgaatttttttaaaatattttaatggttaATTCTATTTAAAGTATAAAATCTTAATTCTGGTTCACGTGGAAGGATGAAAATGTAAACATACCCGTAACTCAATAAtgtatctttaaaaaaataaaaaataaaaaataaaaaacaatctcTTTTTAACTATTAGCTggcttttatttaaaaaatttatttgatattacaaacccaactcaattaaaatttaGGTATTATCTAGgctgataattttaaaaatttcaattgacATAAtatcctaatatatatatatatatatatatatatatatatataacattaaaaaaaatctaatttaaataaattttattgattcaattatttgataatttgatcCAAATATGCaagacaaaatattattatttatatataaggcATCACAGTAAGgattcaacaataaaaataaaattacctaTCAGTCCCTATAAAGTTACAACTTATCCGATTGattctttaataatttttcttacgTTATAATccctcattttttaattttttttttatttttatcaacataataaaacttaaatcattaaaaataccTTGATCTTGAAGTTCATCTCCCCTGGTTCTGGAATCAGAGAATACATTGTTTTCAGCTTATCATATTCTGACACATGTCCCAtgtgatgttattatattttttctattgtgatTGGGGACACGTGTCAAATTTTAATAGATTAGAACCAGGGGAGATGAGTTCCAAACTTACTATCTTTGTGCTATGGTGCATATCCGCCAACAACACAAAAGAACAAGCTTACTCTCATCGGGTGTCAATAAATATGTCTGAGTGAGGTGAATGAGTTCATTATCTCTATTCTCTACTGTCCACGGTCAATTTAGGTGAATGGAAGCACAGTAAAAGATAACTTAGTAATTttataagtttaaatttaaaaatattaattttgaactattttataaaatatcaagaaTTTTAATAAtctcacaatattttttttggaaaaatatttattaatccttgcatttttttcaaatatcctCTGTAGTTCTTcatttttcagtttatttttttttttcagtcatTGCAGCTGCAAAATATACTTCCTACGCATTAAATATACTTTTCATTTAACATTACGTGTTTACGTGTAAAtatataagttttcacttaatatgttATCTTTacgtttaatatttaatattttagttccccatttaatattatgtgttctcatttaaaaaaagttagggATATTTGGTCGACGTTAGctatttttgtgacaaaatgactgaaaagtaaactgtcatatttttttttaaatatataaatactaaaggatttttttatcaagtaatggtaatggtaatgtgAAAAGTAATGGTAATGAAATATGTGTTTAGttggaaataataaatattggaGATGGGAAAGTGGGATAGAGATTGTATGTAAATTACTTTGATGTccttaatataagtaatgatatgttaatatataaaataattacatataaataaatatctagtctcgataattattataattaaatacttttagtaacgattttatttaatcaaatctaaaagggcaaaaatatgattttattttaattattataatacaataaaaaatattgttaattattattttgtaattattataatattaaaatgactcaatttatgttcaatataatttactttaattattataattagttatttaaaattaatagttattattttaattaaatctcaactataaagaaaattatcatTTCACTATcagtaatttatttaattaaatatataatgggtaaaagtgtcattttactttaattaccatagtaaaatacttttattgactattttatttaattaaattttatgagggcaaaaatgtcatttcaatttaattattataatgtaatatgtatattaaataattattatttattttaattatcataatatttaaatgacgtttattataatttattataattattataattagttatataaattaattattattatttaactaaaatCTTAACTATAGGCAAAAATATCAATTTCCTATCAATAGTGTTTATTCCTCCTTCATTACCCTCAATTTTGGAGGTAATGAAAAGCCTCCACTATATATAATGACATTACCTATACTACTTATTactaagttaataataatatatctaaACATGGTTATATATCACTATTTATAATCATTCCTTATttaatactccctccgtttctttttatctgtcataaacctacctatgttcttttttatatgtcatTTTTGAACGttaagaagcatttattattattttttctaaaattaccctAATACTTTATTCGATTCTCTTCTTGAGAGaaatgtgaatatataaattagaggtAATTTCGGAAAgagaactaattttttattaaattatgtgaaataatcaatttttttaatatgtgaaaTTCAGTTATTCACAATAAGTAAAGAAGAACGGAGGAGTAGTGTTTTAACCCCGAGGAAtgatatttttccttttaacgatgaaatataataaacagAGATATATACACAAGAATAGAGGAAACTGAACGACCAATAAACACCGGTTGGTACTGTATTATTATTCTACATGGATTTGATGCATTACtttctatttaataataataatatcaataataataataataataataaaaataaaaaggataagTTAGGCATAGATATTTCGTGAGTGGCACGGCGCAGTGCGGAGAGATGAAGTACAAGTGGATGGATGAAGCAACAGAGCCTGAAAATGACATGTGGAGCCCTCCACAAAGGCAAAGCCATTTCCAATTTGGATAAGGAAACGCCTCCTTCACCATTTTGCATAAATCacccttattttttatttaatttttcatttgggTCCCTCTTGCTACTCAACTATTCTGTCACTATTCCCTTTTTCACACCAATAACTTCGACTCCAAAATATAACTCATACAACAATTTCAACAATTACAATATTAACAAtagttttcaaaatattcatcatttttgagctttttcaaaataattttcatcTGCCTTGATTTCTAAACTTCATAATACTCCCTTTGATCtttttacatgtttattttaataattgatgaaaaattgaatattattttttaaatatattatttatatttaatatatttctataatttttcaataaattatatttaattatatattttataaaatattttaaatagataatatttaaaattaatataatttttataaattttaaattaataactaattttaactaatatcaaatttttttaaaaaacatgataataaaaatttgaaatatttaaccCCACTCCCACACAATCCTCACTCCACTTTAACAAACTCACCCAAATAATGTCTACATAGTCGGCATTATTTTAGACAACTAtcattgatataaaaaaaaatttaaaaaaaaaagcattattttgaaaaaaaaattaaattttgggtGACTTTTTGGGTGCGTTTATTTGTGACGAATTAAATAACCGCGGATATTTGACGCACTCGCTGATTAATGGCCACGTGTCCCATGGAAAGGCCTTGTCTTTTTTCTTTCCCTTCAGTCTGTGAGCTCGCTCCTTCAAAGCAACCACCGAGAgcgatagagagagagagagagagagaaccaagagatttctagggtttcgatTGGGAGGGGAAGGGGTTTAGGGTTTCCTATCGGTTTCTCTTTGATGTTGGATGGTGTTGTGGCCTTTTATCGAGGCTGATGTTCATCTTCTCCATGCGCAAATCATTCAAGGACTCCCTCAAGGTCCTCGAGGCCGATATACAGCATGCCAACACTCTGTATGTTTGCTTAcccctttttgtttttgtgtgtgtgtttttgggAGAGGGGTTTTTACTTGGGACATCGGTGAAGGTTTTGTGTGTCTTTTGTGGTTTTGTtgatgtttgtgttttgttttgatcGTGTTTGGCTGAATCGAGCTTTATTGAGTGGGAAAGGTGGTaacattttggtttttttgggtgatttttgGAGTGATTTTTGGTTTAGGAGTCTTAAATTTATGCGAAATTGATGGTTGGGCAGGCATTCAAGGTGAATTTTCTTTGGAGTTGGGGGTGATTTTATATCCTGGGAAAAAGGTGGAAGAGATGATGGATTTTGGTTGGTGTTTAGATTGACGCTTtcagtggttttttttttcttttgttaataatCATGGTGCAGTGTAATTGGTAACGGGGGCCGCAGCCATTATATGCTTATTCAGATTGGGAAAGAAGGAGTTTTGCTTATTATCTTTTTCCCTGGATCAGGGTGTAATGGAGTTGGAAAGAGAGAATGAACTAGTAAAAGCTATATTAGGTTTGGTATATTGTTATTGGACAGCGTGATGTGTTGTTATCTGAATCACGGATAATTAGACTTGGTAAAATATGTGGACTTGTGCTAGCACTTTCACTTAAGTACCTCTGTGAGCAATGTCGGTGAGTAGGGACGCTGGATGGTTGTTGTTCACATGCTACATGAGGAGAAGAATAGATGCCTGTGTGGAACTTGTGTGCCTGAAGAATAGATTGCAAAtgttttttgtatatatttttttttcccacgGAGGCTCTAGTTTACAATATATCTGTTTGTGCTAGATACGGATATAGATATTTGGCATTCTTAGAGTGTAGGTTGTGATGTCTAAAACCCGCAATACAAGTGATTGTGGTTATGCAATCTTCATTCTGGCAAATGTAGTTTCATGCTAAATTGTCCAACATATGTGGTAGGAGGTGAAAAAAAAGTATGTAATTTAAGACGGTAAACCACAAAAGAATACTTCTTCAAGCATGGGGAGGTCGTCTGTTGCATCTTTTTTTTAGGTAAAAGCAAGCATGTGAAATTCCAATAAGACGCTCTGTTTATGGTGTACTAGAAGAAACAGTCAATTTCTTTAGATATGTGAATACTGTGAACGGAAGAATACCATAAGATTAAAAATTTGCAATCCTGTTAATGGATAACTTGCTTTAAGAGGTATTTTTGAAGAAATGTTAGCACTAAGGTTTACTTGTAACTTTCCTCTGTGTGATGATTGCCTTTGATTTATTAGGCCAAAAACAGTTTAATCTGACTGTAAATACAGTTCAGAATAAGTAACTTGACGGTGATGTTAAACTGATAAGGTGTATAATGAAGATAGAAATTCTCAAAGAGGCTATTGAGGTGCTTGATTACTGAAACGTAGAAATTCAGAACCTTAGGTATGTGTATGGAAGCATTGAGATATAAGAAAAAGTGTGGATCAAGGAAGCCGCAAAACAATTCAATTCAATGCGGGCCTTCTATTGATGTCTTTATCCCTTTTAATTTTGATGTATATTCTTGGCTGTGTGCAGCATAGTAAATGTTGCTCTGTGTACCTGGTCTAATCTTTATGTTGGATTCTACAACATGGTTTGAATATGCGGCATTTTGAAAccattttgtttcttctttaaaTTGTCATGTAATATTGTTAGTTGTTTTGCGAGATGCTTGTGATTTTAGAGCTTACAGTGAGTGTTGGAAACTGGAATGTTGGACTAGAAGCTGGAAAGGCTATTTGATTGGAAGTTCAGATTTCATGTCACTTATTATTTAAGTTAACATGATCAGAAATTTATGGAAATGGCTCAGAGCATGAAGGGAAAAGTGTTATCAGGTAATGATGAACAATTCACGAAGGGATTACACACCTCGTAAACTTTCCTTGTTGCAGTTAATTGTTGGTGTGTAAACTTGAATCCTGTTGAGAATAATCAAACCTTCTTTATACTGCAGTATCAAAGTGTAGTTTGCTAAGGAGTAAGTGATCTCTAGTGTTCTGGGATTTTGTGGGAAGAGGCATTTGAATTTTGAGTGTCAACCAATGCATTAAAATGGAAAGATATATCACTTGAAGCTCCTTTTTTTAGCTTTAGAACGGGGAAATGCTTTATTTTGACGTACCTTTCTAGtccatgttgttgttgtcaatTGTCATGTTTTGATTTGTGTGCTTTTTTGTGATACAGATTGACCTATTCTGGTacttaaatcatttaatttgcactcataaaatattcaatatggATTTACTATGCTTaagtttattctttttttttctcccttttaCCCTTCTAATCCTGTGCTATGAGATGCAGGGCATCGGATTTCCCAAGTGAGTGCGATGGTGCATGCCTCCAAATGCGAATGTCATATAGTCCAGCCGCACACTTGCTTCTTTTTCTAGTGCAGTGGACAGACTGCAGTCTTGCGGGGGCCCTTGGACTGCTCAGAATTCTGATATATAAGGTTGAGATCTTGCGATGCCCAGTTTTATGATAATGTGATCTAGTTggtcttttttttccttaatgcaTGAACCATACTTTCCACTATGCTTTTGTTGACTGGATGCATTCAAGTGCAGGTTTATGTTGATGGAACAACAACCATGTCTACCCACGAAAGAAAAGCTAGCATTAGAGAATTCTATGgtgggtttgttgtctttttggtATGGTTGCTTATTCATAGCAGCGATAAAACGAAAGGAAATGCTGCAACTAGTTTACTCCAGCCATATTAGAGACTCAGGCTTAGCATTTTTTTCATAGTCTGCATAATGGTGcaatatttctttgattgtaagaGTTTTAACTTGAAAACTCAAGCTTATTTTGGGATTTTCCCTGTGCAGCTGTTATCTTTCCCTCTTTGCTACAGCTACAGAAAGGGATCACAGATATGgaagataaaaaacaaaaggcaATATGCACGGAAAGATATCGGAGaacagatgatgatgatagGAAGTATTTTTCAGAGGTAGATATTGAGAGAGAGGAAGAATGTGGGATCTGCATGGAAATGAACAGCAAGATTGTGCTGCCAAACTGCAGCCATGCTATGTGCATGAAATGCTATCGTGAATGGTATTGTCTTCCTTTTATTTTAGTGCAGAAACATTTTTCATTGCATAATTGTGTTCTGGAGCTACTTAACTGGCATTCTCAGAAAATGCTTTAAATCTTGCCATAGGAATCATTCATACAGCTACTTATCTGCATTTTAGTTAGATAATTTAGTGTCTTGTGGTATGCCAATGCATGAATGGAGTCTGTTTCTTTCCATCTCTTTTCTTCATATTGATAGTTGGAATAGTGTGCCCATAAGCATCAATTATTGAATTCTTACATAGGCCTGCCAATTAAACTATATTCATTATTGCCATCCAATCAGTTGTCTAAGGTGTAATCAAGGCAAAGTTCTATGTAGCTCTCAACTCTCAACCCATCAAGACATAAGGTGCCACCAATGCATTTCAAGGTGGCATTACATTTTGTCCATAACATATTAAATTTCATCTGATAATCACGCAGCTAATTTAACTTGCTTAATTCTAGATCTGTcctaatatgaaaatattgttagtgCCTTCCCAGCTTAAGTCTTCATGAGAGTCAAGCAGTTCCTTGTTTACAAGTGCTTACGTAGTACTTTTTTACATGCCAGTCTTAAGCTCTTTTGATGTGTTTGGCTGGTTGAAGTTGGTTATCCGAATTTCTAAATATGGTAgctggtaaaaaaaaaattggtgtttGCCTATTTGCATTCCACTGAAGTAAGTTCTTTGTAAATACCAAATGCCCTTTGCAAACCTGATTTAGAGTTTTGGCTaatattgatttcattttccATCCCTCCAAGTCCTCCCATTCAAACAGAAAATCTCCTAAGTCTGGATTGGGAAATATCCCCAACCAAACATTAAACTATTCTACCAATCCGCATAACCCTTATTATTTGTAAGTCAAAATCTGGAAGACTTCCAATTATTGCTAACCAATATCAGTGCATAATTGTTTGAGTTGCAACACCGTATAGAGATCATCTTAGCCAATAGATTCTATTCCATTAAATGACATCAACATAAGTTTACTTGAGATTACCTGAGACTTTCAGTCTCAACCCAACAATGTTAAAAATGATTGACTGCTAAAGAGTCAAAGGGGAGCAGTTCTTTATGACAAATGCTCATCTTGTCCCATCTCATTGGGTATTATCTTACTCAACCCTTCATTGAATATGCGTTAAATTCATTGATCATCAACCTCAGAACaagaaattgaacaaaaaaaaaattcttgaactCTATTGTTCTGAATTGTTGTTCACGTTCATATTATTTGTCAGTAATAATTGTTCCTTTGTAAGAATTACTCTGTGAGTTGTGATCCataatattgattaattttaaCTTCCATGTTATCACAGGAACAATAGGTCACAGTCCTGTCCTTTCTGCCGTGATAGCCTGAAGAGGGTAAACTCCGCCGATCTATGGGTTTACACCGATAGCAAAGATATAGTTGACATGACTACTGTGACTAGAGAAAACTTGAGACGGCTCTTCATGTACATAGATAAACTACCTGTTGTCATCCCTGGCACCGTCTTTGACGCCTATGATTCTCATGTCAAATGAGAATGCtcgtatatataataataagtaCACAATTCCTTCTGCCAGTTCTTGTCAGTCGAATTAACTCAATTGATTTATGAAGAGTTGATCCCATTTTCCAGTTTTAAAACCAGATCCTGAGCTTTTAAGGAAACTGGGGATATCTGTAACTAATGTCCAGGTCTACTGTAAATGTCTGTACAGCTTAAGTTTCTGTATGTAAATCAACAGAACATTGTTTTCTGTCTGGTTACTGATGTCTTATTCTGCATTTTAATTTCAACATAATTGAaagaatcaatttttttttggctcTTTCATTATTATTACGTGAATCATTCAAAGGCTTATGTTTTATAGGTCTGAGTGATATCTTCATTCAAAAAGACTAAAGGTCCCTCAAGTAGATCTCAATGCTAGTATGAAAATAAGTTTTGGGTTTAGTGTCTGTAGTTCATTCTATTTAATGCCAAATTGTTTgcgtgtaatatatatatatatatatatatatatatttatgacaaCGCACAATTTTGtcaattaaattttatcaattGTGTCTGCAGGATTTGAAAAGTAAAAGATGCACAAACACAACATCGTATATAAAGTAAAGTAACCGTAACAATACTTAAATAGCAACAAGACCAGATGGTTGGGTTCTCTTcaggttatatatttttttgtactatgttattattttcatcCTTAGATGAGAATTTTACAGTAACTATAGAGGTCATAATAAAGACTATTTGATTGAAATCCAACTGTTAATCAATAACATTGCTGAACTTTTGTAGATATtaaatatatgataaatttacgtgacatttatatatatatatatatatattaggttttcaattatgataaaaagtaaatactttgaaattttataattaaagtttttttttttttcgaatagATCTGATAAGTAgttacaaataattaataaaaattaatacgctagttattattttaatttcattaattaaatattgtgAATAATGGAACATTTTACAAGTTATTATAAGGGTTATAAACGGTGTGACCGGGGCGTGATGGTGTTCTTTGATGGCGGCGGCGAAGGCGATCAGAGAACTGGATCCACGAAGATGCTCAGAAATCATCGATGAAATTGTGAGGTTGGAGAAGAAGCTATTCCCCAAACACGAATCTTTGGCCAGAAATTTCCATGATGAATTGCAAAAGACGAACACCGGATTGCTCTATATGAAGTTcagtgaagaagatgatggagaAATTGTTGGTTATGTTATGTACTCTTGGATCTCTTCTTTGTGTGCTTCAATCACCAAACTCGCCGGTgagtaattatttattaatctgcCCTAATTTTGATCTCTTGGTGTTCAATTGAAATGAATACTTGATGTGTGATGAACTTCCtcaatttttaagttttatttatattatataattcaaATTAGAATAATTTGTGTTCGCAGTGAAAGACTTTACACATTGTAAAATTTTTACCTGCAATTACTTTTCCTGCAAAGTAACAAGACAATACAATGTTTggtatgtataataaaaaatgtaattgaAATACATGTAAAGTTAATTCTTTCATTTGGTATGAATAAGTTTCTATGTAAAGTTATATGCATTCTCAATTTTGCCTTTGATTACTCTagttaataaattagaaaatatatatataaaaagtttaaatCTCATCACCAAATAATTGTAGCATCAAATGAATTCATTAAAACCATACAAAAAGCTAAACTTTagttccaaaaatataaaaatttaacaaaaaaatataaaaaaagtaaaaaaaaaaatataaaaaaattaatgagtgATCTCTCTTGCTTTAGAgttttggaaagaaaagaaaaatggagtTTTGCTCGAgggtttttaaaatcaagaaaagataaaaaaaaatattatttaactaAGGGTAGTATCGGAATTTCACTTGCTTAATATTTTCACAACCACTGTGTAATACTTTTCACACCCTCTCCCTTATGAATCATTTTTCCCTAGTCAAAGGGAAAATAATTACATGAAGACCGTTACTTTGCATTGCTCATATTAAACCAAACGTGTGAAAGTATTTCACAACTTTAGAAgatatatttgaagtatataaTGATTAAAAGAACAAATCTTGATCATAATTCCACCAGGACTACTCTGTTGAACATCAAATGATAGAGTCTctcattgtttatttatttatttatttatttatttttgtggagAAATGTGGACAAGACACATGCATTATCTTCCTTTTCATGTAAGAATTAGACACTTAGACCTATGTACATgaatggcttttttttttaatgtgtaatTTTGTGTTTATGTAGTTTTTAGTTATATGTAGATGTGAATGTTTAAGTTTGGGGTCTTCCATTCTATCACTAACTAGTGAAGTTACTTGAGAAGAGTTAAGACTTCAAACATGtcgatgtttttgtttaattgtctATAACTGAGGAGTGTGTTTGGTTGAGGGATGTAAATATCTTGTAATGCGGAACATGAATAAGAGTTCATAGTGTTAGTTTACTTGAGCCTGATTGATTGACATTCTGATGTATATATAGCTTTTGTTTCTTTACTGGAACAATAGTTTTGAAGACATACTAGTATTTATACATTCTCAAGTCTGAGGAGCCTAATTAGGTCCATTGTTACCTTTGAGGACGGGGAGAATGTATAAGTTTGGGTCTGCCATTCTATCACTAACTAGTGAAGTTCTTTGAGAAGAGTTAGACTTCACATATGtcaaatgtttttgtttaatcatCTATAACTGACTAGTGTTTGGTTGGCGGGATGTAAACATCTTGTAATGCGGAACATGAATAAGAGTTTATAGTGTTTGTTACTTGAGCCCAATTGATTGACATTCtgatatagtatatatatatagcttttgTTTCTTTACCGGAACAATAGTTTTGAAGACATACATACCAGTACATATACATACTCTTGAGGACCCAAACTAGGTCCATTGTTCCCATTGAGGACAGCGGAAATCAGTTTTAGGTCAGTGCTTAGTATTTGCATACTTGGAAGAACCTAACTAGGTTCATTGTGTCCTTAAGGCTGGAGGCCGTTGTAAGCTTGCATGCAGGAGCAAACTAGATTTAAGGGTTCTGTTTAGCATGCGCATACTTGAAGAAATGTAATTAGGTTTGTTGTAGAGATGAGCATAGGCCAGTTTTCAAACCAGCCCAACTTAATAAAATCCACCAGGTTAATGACCCAGGGGCCGGCTGGGAAACTATAGCCGGCCCACATTGTAGCGCCCGAGTTACAGATTGGATTATCTTTTTCCCGCTCGTGATTTGGCGAGTTGACCCACTAGGTcaatttcttgaattttttgaattatttttatttttttaaaaagttcatGGGTTAACTCGTGATCTAGAAGGTTTTGGCACGACCTAGACCAAGCCCGGTTCACCTGTTGAATAGATTGTTGCCCGGCGGACGGTTCTGGTGCGCCAGCCTGAGCCAGATCGGGTTTGTGTCGCGGCTTGGGTGAACCGAACATGATTGGTCCAGTTACCCGGCCTGTGCCCACATTTAGTTTGTTGTATCCTTCAAGAGTTTAGCATGCCTCATCTCGGACTCTTTTATGTTGTAGTTAACTCTAATTATATTTTGCCTATagattatttcattaattatcgGAGTAGCaatgaagattaattgaaggagaATTTTTTGGTGTATAGTTTCACCATTGTTACTGTTTTTCCAAACTAAGTTTACAAAGCTTATTTGACTACTTGATCTTATCTTCTATATTATTTACAGTAAAAGAGAATTACAGACGACAGGGATACGGAGAAGCTTTACTGAAAGCTGCTATTCAGAAATGTCGAACCCGGAGAATTCAACGTGTTTGCCTTCATGTCGATCCAACCAGAACTCCCGCTGTGAGTCTTTATCAGAAACTCGGTTTCCAAATCGATGAACTGGTTAAATCTTATTATTCTTCAGATAGGAATGCTTTCAGAATGTATGTGGATTTCACTGATGACAGTTAAATTAGTTACTACACTGTGTGATAAACCAAAACCAGATTGAGTAatcttttttattcaatcaaGGTCATTGAAAcagttatatttttcatattactGTTATCAAACTATTTGTCACGCCTTGGACCCGGTTCACCAGACCCGGTACGCAGACAAATAGATGTATACCTACAAAGACCGAAATCAAGTAGGCATGGAAGACCTCAAAATCTGTTTTCAAGAATCACAATATCTAGCGAGGAAGCCAAATTATATTTGCTTGGTATGCATCAGAATTATAATTCTATAATCAATTGAATAAGTAATCAGGGATACCAACAAAGCTATTAATtgaatataaagaaaacataggttttaaGTAGCATCCAAAGTTAAATCAATGACTAATTACAAGAGAAACAA
It encodes:
- the LOC120275657 gene encoding E3 ubiquitin-protein ligase AIRP2-like isoform X1 yields the protein MFIFSMRKSFKDSLKVLEADIQHANTLASDFPSECDGACLQMRMSYSPAAHLLLFLVQWTDCSLAGALGLLRILIYKVYVDGTTTMSTHERKASIREFYAVIFPSLLQLQKGITDMEDKKQKAICTERYRRTDDDDRKYFSEVDIEREEECGICMEMNSKIVLPNCSHAMCMKCYREWNNRSQSCPFCRDSLKRVNSADLWVYTDSKDIVDMTTVTRENLRRLFMYIDKLPVVIPGTVFDAYDSHVK
- the LOC120275657 gene encoding E3 ubiquitin-protein ligase AIRP2-like isoform X2 translates to MRMSYSPAAHLLLFLVQWTDCSLAGALGLLRILIYKVYVDGTTTMSTHERKASIREFYAVIFPSLLQLQKGITDMEDKKQKAICTERYRRTDDDDRKYFSEVDIEREEECGICMEMNSKIVLPNCSHAMCMKCYREWNNRSQSCPFCRDSLKRVNSADLWVYTDSKDIVDMTTVTRENLRRLFMYIDKLPVVIPGTVFDAYDSHVK
- the LOC120275353 gene encoding putative [ribosomal protein S18]-alanine N-acetyltransferase, whose product is MAAAKAIRELDPRRCSEIIDEIVRLEKKLFPKHESLARNFHDELQKTNTGLLYMKFSEEDDGEIVGYVMYSWISSLCASITKLAVKENYRRQGYGEALLKAAIQKCRTRRIQRVCLHVDPTRTPAVSLYQKLGFQIDELVKSYYSSDRNAFRMYVDFTDDS